In Gracilinanus agilis isolate LMUSP501 chromosome 1, AgileGrace, whole genome shotgun sequence, the sequence caaacttcaggcctggtactctatccaccgaGTTGCCCCATGTTTCTAATCTTTTCAAGAGGAGATTTCTTTCACCTTTCCTGGAAGTCTTGAGATCATTGGGGAGCAGAGTCCATAGAATGAGGGATGAGCGCCATGCTGTCAGTTTAGtgcccctcttctctcttccacagAACAAAGTGGAATGGCAAGAGCAACCAGGTAAAGCTTTGTAATCTACTGGATGGGGACCTTTGGTTGACTATACTCAACCTCCCATTCAAATGGATGGATTTCACTGGTGCAGAAGGCACTTCCCATGACCAATTAACTTCTAAAACACAACTTGACCCTCGGATGGATCAACCTTATTCCTCTCAGCTGTAAGCCACAGTCTTAAAGCTGATCCTTAAAAGAGGTACATATAAAAGCATGGAGAGAGAAAACACTTGAAATGCTCATTATTTTAATGGTCAATAGCTTCTGGCTGGCTCTGGATGGTACAGTTAAACAATATACTTAAAaggttcccccctcccccaaaaaaagcaTTTCACACCCCCCCCTTGATATAGTTTGCTTCCATCAACATTCCACTGCTCCATCAGACTTCCACAGCCTAGAACGTGTCTTGAGTCACTACAGAACCACATCTTGGTGTAATGAGCTGAAAAATCCCTTGGTGTAGCAGTGATTTTGTTAttctgaaaaataacaaatattaaacCAAACACCTTCCCAGTCTCCACTgcatttcagagggaaaaaaatgttactgTGGAAATCTTAATACATTGTTGTCTTTTGTGggtgttttctctctttctctctcctctttctcccgaAATCATACAGCATAGAGCTCGTAAATCTTCTTTACACAGTACACCAGGGCAGCGAGTGCTATTGTATTATGCAGTCTCTTTCTGTGCAGGTCATCCTTCCTCACCAGCACCACAGGAGTGGAGGAAGTGAGCGTATGCAGAGGCAGTCGGGAAAGTTTATAGGCGTCATATTCCACTTGATACTTGCAGCAGGGGTCAAACTGCCAGGAGATTCCGTAGAGGGTGCAACAGGCCATGCTCAGCACGCCGGCAGGCAGGGAGATGTAATGGGAATAATCTAAGGGAAGTGCCAACGGGGTGAAGAGGCAGGCACTGCCTGCCAGCACGGCTGTCTTGTGCAGGCAGTTCCCAACAGTGATCCATCGGGCAGTCTCATCCCCAATCCGGGTGGGCTCTATGACTATATATTTGTATTGCGCCTCCAGAGCCTGCTCCAACTCATACTCAAACTGGTCTTGGGCATTCTCTCCATTGTAGATTTCATGAACGATGTAACATTCAGAGGCAGACAAGGTCACCCTGTTCAGGAGGAAAGATGAGACAATTAAACAAAGAACCTGGTTTGCTCAATTTCAACAATGCCAGCTTCCTGGTGGGGAACTGGGAGGGCAAAGTTCCGTTTAAATGTAAAAAGATCCAACACCTTCAACAAGTCTCCAGGGAAACTCTAGAAAGAACTTAATTTAGAGTCAATGCatgaagaggggagaaaggggacCAAAGTCTAGGAAAACTTCCTATTGTAACTTATGCCACACCTAGCTCTGCCCTGCTACAACAGATAAAAAATGTTGGATTCGGTTAAAAAGCTGGGGGAGAGCTGTGCCTCTATAGGCTGTCAACTTTTaacacactgaaaaaaaaaaaaaaaagcacaatacTAAATTCACTATTATTTATGGCAACATCCCTAAAAGGAGTTCTATGCTGAATGTCAGTATACTGATAAAAGGTAAGGTATAACGCCCTGTCCTGCTCAAAGGAAGTCCTCTTTTGTCTCTAAGAACAAAGAGTACAACAGTACAATTTAGTTTTTTGGTGACTGAGTGCAAAGCTGCCTCTTGTAAGGGTGTTAGGAGACCAAATTGCTAGACCTCAAAGCTATCTAACAACAACCCTACTGTATCTTTTCCACTGCAGTCCAAATACCTGTTCACAGCAGTCTGAAGGATGTTAAACGAGACATTATGAGTGGGAAAAGCAGAACCCACGAAAAGTTAATTACTACATATTTCGTCTTGTTTTTCAATTTGAAAACTGCTTCCCTTGGAGACAAATTAACTTGAATTTTCTGATCTCTTGACTTTACATATGTCAGAACGAGGGGAAAAATTTTGTCACCAAAACTTTGCTCAACAGAAACTAGacaattattcactatgattaaGACCCCAGAACATATCCCATTATCAGCCACCACTTATCATGGGGCATTTCAGAATCATGGAAACTGGAAAGGATCATCCCATTCAATTTTCAGACCACTGAAGGAAAATTCTCCATTGTATTCAATTTTATACAGCAACCAAGTATTAAACAGAGTACCAAGACAGCTTCTAAGGGAAATTCAAGGTTCAAATAAGACATTATCTGATAAGAAAATGAGACATAATCATTCACTTATTTTTTGAAGACTTGGGGATGATGCGGTAAAATTAGAAAAAGCTTCACtatggatataataaaaatgtttttataaatgccTTAAATACATTTAGgtaagtgctttaaggtttacaaaacatctTATACATCTCATTTCACTTGATAGCCACAATAACCTTgtaaggtgggtgctattatctcccttttatagATTTGGACCATCTGAGGtggaattcaaactcatgtctcCGTCGTGAAACTCTTAAGTCCAACACTTTCCACCTGGATAGACATCTAGCCTTGAATATCTGGTGATAGGCAGCTCACTATATCACTTTCCACTCCCAGGCaactaatttttagaaagttcttccATATGTTGAGCAAAAAGCTGCTTTTCCTATAATTTCTACTCATTGGTCCTTGTACTTCAAAATAGAAGCTACAAAGATTAAACTTATTCCCCTTTCCCATGATAGCCCTTAAACCAGACAGATAGGTATGCATTTCCATGCCGCTCCTCCCTACCCCCCAATCATTATAGGTTAAACTATCCTCAGGAACTTAATCTCTTCTTCACATCATATGAATTCCAAAACTGATCATAATACTGAAGGTGTGATCTCATCAACTCAGAGAACAGTGAAATTAGTATCTTCCCTGTTCTGGGAACTACACTTTGAATATGGTCCAAGACTACATTCAGCTTTTCTAGGAGATGTCACACTTATTTGGGCCAATTGAGCCCTGGTCTGTTtaatataaatgctcatttcgCCCCATTCAGCACTTATACAGTGAATTTTGTTGAATCTTCGGACTTCACATTCATctatttgatttcatttattgTTTCAGCCCATTAAGATGTTTGAAAGTCTTGCTTCTATTAACCAATATATTCACTATTCTTAGCTTTTCATTATTGCCTCTTCAAATTTGATAAAACCTCCTTTCATCACCTGACACAAATGTCGACTACAGAATAGCACTGAAACAAGCTTAAGACATCTGATACTGACCCATCATTCAACACTCTTTGGGTCTAGCTGCTCAATTTCATAATTACCTTTAACTATGCTGCAACTATAACCCTGCTCCTCCTTTTGTCCACATATTATCCACAAGAATACCATGAGAAATTTTGTCAAACACAATGTTTAAGTCAAGACATGCTCTTTACAATAGTTCCCTGACACATCAGTTTACATCAGACCCCTATCAAGGAAGGAGAGTCTGCTATAATTTTAACGTACTATGCTAGCTCCTAGTCATCACTATTTTCTACAAACTAATA encodes:
- the TMEM11 gene encoding transmembrane protein 11, mitochondrial isoform X1 is translated as MAAWGRRRLGPGSSGGSARERVTLSASECYIVHEIYNGENAQDQFEYELEQALEAQYKYIVIEPTRIGDETARWITVGNCLHKTAVLAGSACLFTPLALPLDYSHYISLPAGVLSMACCTLYGISWQFDPCCKYQVEYDAYKLSRLPLHTLTSSTPVVLVRKDDLHRKRLHNTIALAALVYCVKKIYELYAV
- the TMEM11 gene encoding transmembrane protein 11, mitochondrial isoform X2, with product MVTLSASECYIVHEIYNGENAQDQFEYELEQALEAQYKYIVIEPTRIGDETARWITVGNCLHKTAVLAGSACLFTPLALPLDYSHYISLPAGVLSMACCTLYGISWQFDPCCKYQVEYDAYKLSRLPLHTLTSSTPVVLVRKDDLHRKRLHNTIALAALVYCVKKIYELYAV